One window from the genome of Pedobacter schmidteae encodes:
- a CDS encoding aspartate aminotransferase family protein, translating to MNLFDVYPLNDIEITKASGSTVWDANGQQYLDLYGGHAVISIGHTHPHYVARLTDQLNKVGFYSNSVKIPLQVELAAKLGKVSGKPDYQLFLCNSGAEANENALKLASFYNGRKKVIAFKGAFHGRTSLAVSATDNPKIIAPVNETDNIIFLPHNDEAALAAVFAEQGNDIAAVIIEGIQGVGGIKEASVSFLQKIRSLCDQYNAVYIADSVQCGYGRTGKFYAHDYAGVEADVYTMAKGMGNGFPVAGISIAPKFKPWHGMLGTTFGGNHLACAAALAVLEIIEQDNLLENAAKVGDYLIEELKKIEGINEVRGRGLMIGIDLPENKSNVKKDLLFKYKIFTGEAKPNVIRLLPALNLTKDQADQFLNDFKTALKG from the coding sequence ATGAATTTATTTGATGTTTATCCTCTTAATGATATAGAAATTACCAAAGCATCCGGAAGTACAGTATGGGATGCAAACGGACAACAATACCTGGACTTATATGGCGGCCATGCCGTTATCTCTATTGGACATACCCACCCGCATTATGTAGCCCGTTTAACGGATCAATTAAATAAGGTGGGTTTTTACTCCAACTCTGTTAAAATTCCTTTGCAGGTTGAGCTGGCCGCTAAGTTAGGCAAAGTGTCGGGAAAGCCTGATTATCAGCTTTTCTTGTGCAATTCTGGTGCTGAAGCAAATGAAAATGCACTGAAACTGGCTTCTTTTTATAACGGGAGAAAAAAAGTAATTGCTTTTAAAGGGGCTTTTCATGGCCGAACATCATTAGCGGTTTCTGCTACTGACAACCCTAAAATTATTGCACCGGTGAACGAAACCGATAACATTATCTTTCTGCCACATAATGATGAAGCAGCTTTAGCGGCAGTTTTTGCCGAGCAAGGCAATGACATTGCCGCGGTAATTATTGAAGGTATTCAAGGTGTTGGTGGAATTAAAGAAGCTTCGGTAAGTTTTCTGCAAAAAATCCGCTCGTTATGCGACCAGTACAATGCGGTTTATATAGCCGACAGTGTACAGTGTGGTTATGGCAGAACCGGTAAATTTTATGCACACGATTATGCAGGTGTTGAGGCCGACGTTTATACCATGGCAAAAGGAATGGGCAATGGCTTTCCGGTAGCTGGAATTTCTATTGCACCTAAATTTAAACCATGGCATGGCATGCTGGGTACTACCTTTGGCGGTAACCATTTGGCATGTGCAGCAGCTTTGGCTGTTCTGGAAATTATTGAACAGGATAATTTGCTGGAAAATGCAGCGAAGGTTGGCGATTACCTGATTGAAGAATTGAAAAAGATTGAAGGAATAAACGAAGTACGTGGCCGTGGTTTGATGATAGGAATTGACCTTCCTGAAAACAAATCGAACGTTAAAAAAGACTTGCTGTTTAAGTATAAGATTTTTACGGGCGAAGCAAAGCCTAACGTAATCAGGTTATTACCAGCTTTAAATTTAACTAAGGATCAGGCAGATCAATTTTTAAATGATTTTAAAACCGCTTTAAAAGGATGA
- a CDS encoding acetylornithine carbamoyltransferase, which yields MNQFTSVNDVQDIGQLIEEALALKKSPYAHQHLGKNKTLGLVFLNPSLRTRLSTQKAALNLGMNVMVMNMDKEGWALETQDGVVMNGTTVEHIREAAAVMGQYCDVLGLRSFPKLLNRDEDYNEDFFNKFIKYCKVPVISLESATRHPLQSLADLVTIKETWTAATKPKVVLAWAPHIKALPQAVPNSFAEWMCKAQEDGILDFTIAQPKGYELNEDFTPGANITHNLDEALAGADYIYVKNWSSYKEYGKVLTYPEGWMLNNEKLKDTNNAKVMHCLPVRRDLELSSEILDGPNSLVIHEAGNRLWAAQAVLKQMLEKL from the coding sequence ATGAATCAATTTACCTCTGTAAATGATGTGCAAGACATCGGCCAATTGATTGAAGAAGCATTGGCACTTAAAAAAAGCCCTTATGCGCATCAGCATCTGGGCAAAAACAAGACCCTGGGCCTTGTTTTTTTAAATCCAAGTTTGCGAACCCGCCTAAGCACCCAAAAAGCAGCCCTTAACCTGGGGATGAATGTGATGGTGATGAATATGGATAAAGAGGGCTGGGCGTTGGAAACGCAGGATGGGGTAGTGATGAATGGTACCACTGTTGAACACATCCGGGAAGCTGCCGCGGTAATGGGACAGTATTGTGATGTATTGGGCCTGCGCTCTTTCCCTAAATTGTTGAACCGTGATGAAGATTACAACGAGGATTTTTTTAATAAGTTTATAAAATATTGCAAGGTTCCGGTGATTAGTCTGGAGAGTGCAACACGGCACCCTTTGCAAAGTTTGGCCGATCTGGTAACCATTAAGGAAACCTGGACAGCCGCAACTAAACCTAAAGTAGTGCTGGCCTGGGCACCGCACATCAAAGCCCTGCCTCAGGCGGTACCCAATTCATTTGCTGAATGGATGTGTAAAGCACAGGAGGATGGTATACTGGATTTTACCATCGCCCAACCTAAAGGCTACGAGTTGAATGAAGATTTTACACCAGGTGCAAATATTACGCACAACCTGGATGAAGCTTTGGCTGGTGCCGACTATATTTATGTAAAAAACTGGTCAAGCTATAAAGAATATGGTAAGGTATTGACCTATCCGGAAGGCTGGATGCTGAACAATGAGAAGCTAAAAGATACCAATAATGCTAAAGTAATGCATTGTTTGCCGGTTCGCCGAGATCTGGAGCTGTCGTCGGAAATTCTGGATGGTCCGAATTCCCTGGTGATCCACGAAGCGGGTAACCGTTTGTGGGCTGCACAGGCAGTATTAAAGCAAATGCTAGAAAAATTGTAA
- the argB gene encoding acetylglutamate kinase, translated as MKKLNVIKIGGNVIDNSEKLHQFLLDFTALPGDKILIHGGGKIATEMAVSLGIEAKMVEGRRITDIETLRIVTMVYAGLINKNIVAQLQAKGCNAIGLTGADGNVIKAVKRPVKDIDYGFVGDLDASSVSTTTLTALLNAGMIPVFSAITHDGHTQLLNTNADTIASSIAVAMSGFYETSLIYCFEKRGVMRDIDDDNSVVSEIKSDQFETLKNEGVVSGGMIPKLHNAFEAIKSGVSAVYIGKADELSQVSGNNFGTRLIK; from the coding sequence ATGAAGAAGCTCAATGTAATTAAAATCGGTGGAAATGTAATTGATAACTCGGAAAAGCTACATCAGTTTTTGCTGGACTTTACCGCACTCCCCGGAGATAAGATTTTAATTCATGGAGGAGGCAAAATTGCTACTGAAATGGCCGTTTCGCTTGGTATTGAAGCAAAGATGGTAGAGGGAAGACGTATTACAGATATCGAAACGCTTCGGATTGTGACGATGGTTTATGCCGGCCTGATCAATAAAAATATAGTTGCCCAATTACAGGCAAAAGGTTGTAATGCTATAGGCCTTACCGGGGCAGATGGTAATGTGATAAAGGCGGTAAAAAGGCCGGTAAAGGACATCGACTATGGTTTTGTAGGTGATCTGGATGCTTCATCAGTGTCCACAACTACCTTAACTGCTCTGCTGAATGCTGGAATGATTCCGGTGTTTAGTGCCATTACACATGATGGCCATACCCAACTTTTAAATACCAATGCCGATACGATAGCCTCCTCGATAGCTGTCGCCATGTCGGGTTTTTATGAAACCTCGCTTATTTACTGCTTTGAAAAGCGGGGGGTAATGCGCGATATTGATGATGACAATTCTGTGGTTAGTGAAATAAAGAGCGATCAGTTTGAAACTTTAAAAAATGAAGGTGTGGTTTCGGGAGGGATGATCCCCAAGTTACACAATGCCTTTGAAGCTATAAAAAGCGGAGTGTCGGCTGTATACATTGGTAAGGCTGATGAATTGTCACAAGTAAGTGGAAATAATTTCGGAACCAGATTAATCAAGTAG